Genomic DNA from Prunus persica cultivar Lovell chromosome G1, Prunus_persica_NCBIv2, whole genome shotgun sequence:
GGCGCTGGGCCCAAAAACCGTTTCTAGCAGTAAGGGCTGGCCAGGGCAGCTGCTGGGGCCCATGAAACTAGACCAGCCCTCAGGCAAGATGAGCCCGAGTTCAAGCCCGGGTTTGCTGAAGtcagcccaaaaaaaaaatctaaaaaaaaaccaaaaatttcagatttttttaaaaataaatacttagtcaaagttttcacttcccacagcaaactctatacaaattctctcatcatatctcatgtgaataattgttgccatgacaatgggtggaaaGACCACAACCTTTTGCAAGAGAAGCTACTATTCATGTAAATAGTAGCTGCCATAGCCcctcttgccatggcaaagggcaaactggtggaagtgctctaaggcacatcacctccCTCtattggtcgatgtgggatgttacaatccaacCCCCCTTAGGGGctcgacgtcctcgtcggcataCTCGCACCACACTGCAGAGtgactctgataccaaattgtcacatcccggaatcggctccgccgtagtaCGATATTGTCTGCTTTGGGCCCCATTCTCTACCCTCACGATTTGTTTCTGGGAagcggagttcccatgactccgaagccaatgagctcccaaaaggatTCGTACTAGATGGAAGTGggtatgtacatataaggcacatcaccccctctccgttagtcgatgtgggatgttacaaccATTTTCTTCAACCACAGTATCTTGGGTCTCTTGGCCTTCTTTTTTATCTCCTGAGACATCCTGCAGCTGCAGCAATTAATAAAGTGTTAATTCAGCTCTTGTACTAATTTTTTGACTCGAAAAACACAGCTATAGGTATGAGAACATACCCTCAAGTTTCTAAGACTAGTAGTAACATCTTCTTGCTGCTGCTGAAGAGTGGTCCTCAATTCTTGGAATTCCTAGTTTCATTTCAATAAATCAATTTAACACAACATTCACATTTGAAAATTCAACGTGGACATCTTGTTTAGCATATGATTAATTACTCACACAGAAGTCATACACATCCCCTTAACAACCGGCCTACACATGAAATCTCACCAATACaatgattttttctttaaaatttttttttttttaaaaatattgttctAACTATACGTTGTGTGAGCCTCTCTCTAATGAGAGATAAAGGGACCAATTTATGATTGTGTTGTTGGAAAATTTGCTTTATTCAAAACAATACAAACATCTTAAGAAAATACAATGGatagcataaaataaaactcaaatatAAGAGACGAGAACAAAAACGTaatcttaaaaaaatattcgCTGCCCTAAACCATGATTGGGTTGAAGTTGAGATTGCATAGGAAGTTGTTAGAGCCCAATGCTACTCTAaagtttgttgttgttttgccCTCTGGAGTTGTTAGACATAATCtctataaataataaacaattaCAGTCTTTTATAGACGCATAAAAACAACCATAATGATAATCGAACGgctataaaattttgaaaggtGAGGAAAAAGCAGAACGGCGCTAGTGCATTGCTGCCCCGCTGCCGCTGCCGCTGccggatttttttataatttagtaAATCAATtgtgttttcattttgtttattttcccATAATACCCTCCTCTGGAAACATCGATCGCCAATTCTGTTTCATATTCCACTTTGCTCCCAACCAGGGGCATTGTCGCCATTCCACTATAAACCAGTCAAAGCCGAGACAACAACAGCACAACACAATCCCtgtccctttttatttttattttttcctgagtcaaataaaataaaaccaaaagctAAATTCTTACTTCActggaaagaaacaaaaccaacTAGAGCCTACAATTTGTCTGCTTCCATCTTCCTCCTGTCTGATCTCTCCCCCCCCAGCTGAGAGCGAGCTGACTCAGTGCGAGGAAATGAGTCAGGAATCGTTCATATACAGCTTTGTGGCCAGGGGCACAATGATCCTGGCCGAGTACACTGAGTTCACCGGCAACTTCCCGGCGATTGCGACTCAGTGCCTTCAGAAACTGCCGTCCTCTAACAACAAGTTTACCTACAGCTGCGATCACCACACCTTCAATTTTCTCGTCGAGGATGGCTATGGTGCGTAATTCAATTCTCACCTTTTAGTTAGCTGATCTCTATCTCTCtgtatcattttctttttactttctcTCGGTTCCCAAGAACGAAACACTCTGGAAGCTTGAATTGCATGTGGAAGTAGTTGGATCTAGTGCTAAACAGTACAATTTTGATATGTATGATCTGGTTGTGCTTGGTTTGTTGCTGAAACTTGAAAAGCAGTGAACTTTTTTAACTGGGTTTTGCTTGGTTTTCTGAGCTTCTCTgaacttttggttttttagcTGTTTGATTGCtgagaaatggaaaaaaagattaaaaaatcGAATTTTGAGTTTACTTTTTGAGTTGTTTTGCTTTCCGACACTTTAAAAGAGTTTGTGTTTCAGCTCAGTTTAGTAGGATTAGAAATCAATTGAGTTCTGGCATCTAGCGTTAGTTAAACTGTTCAAAAGAATGGAATTCTATGCAAGTAATTGTAGAATTTTAAGGATGGAAGAAGTACTGATTTAAAGAACACCATTTGATTAATAAAGAATGCAAATAAGCTCGTCCTTGTTTAGATTCTGGAAATTCAACTACTATTgtgaattattattaattcactttcaacagaagaaaaacaaatatgttaTGCTCCAGGATTCGTATCACAGTCTGTTACTTTATGTTCGTTTAGTACTAAAACCTATCTATCACATTACACCATGCATCCCATTAGTATGCAGCCTTGAATATAAATGAATCCTCCACAGAGTTTTGAACCCCTCACCTCTCTATAAATAAGTATCTATTAAGGCTTATGAAAATGAGTATCAGTTTGTGGGGGATCAACAGCTTAGTTGATAAGACATATTACCTCACATCTATGGTGGGAGTTCAAATCTCGACTCTAGACTTTTGGCCTCCTTCAaacgaaaaaggaaaagtagtTTCAGTTCTAGCATTGTGCGGTTGTGTCAGTTGGCAATTGAGATTACCTGTGAATTCATGTAAACATAGCACAAGCACATCAGTTTTGTCATTCAGGTCCTGGGGTTGAACCGTTTCAATAGCTAgatgtttgtttttatgatgtTTTATGCCATTACTCTTTGCATACAAATCTTTCATAGAATAAAAGCTTTATGTTATTTCTGAAGCAACCATTAGTGCTAGTTCTTAGTTTCTAGATGAAGTGGTATTTAACAAATCAGTACTGCAATCTGttattctcttttgttttctgtatGCATCTATGTGTGTGTCCAAGTCAATGCACTTTCAGTCAGTAAGTTTTAGTGGGCAATGTATGTGGCATCAAACCTTATATACAGTTTTTTATGGAATTTGCAGCGTACTGTGTGGTTGCCAAAGACTCTGTTGGCAAACAGATATCTATTGCATTTTTGGAACGAATGAAAGCTGACTTTAGAAAAAGATATGGGGGTGGTAAAGCAGATACGGCTATTGCCAAAAGTCTTAACAAGGAATTCGGGTATGTTCATTCAAGATAGACTTTATGTAATATG
This window encodes:
- the LOC18793226 gene encoding vesicle-associated membrane protein 724, with protein sequence MSQESFIYSFVARGTMILAEYTEFTGNFPAIATQCLQKLPSSNNKFTYSCDHHTFNFLVEDGYAYCVVAKDSVGKQISIAFLERMKADFRKRYGGGKADTAIAKSLNKEFGPIMKEHMKYIIDHAEEIEKLLKVKAQVSEVKSIMLENIDKAIDRGENLTVLVDKTETLRSQAQDYRSKGTQMRRKMWYQNMKIKLVVFGILLLLVLVIWVSICHGFDCTN